In the genome of Diabrotica undecimpunctata isolate CICGRU chromosome 2, icDiaUnde3, whole genome shotgun sequence, the window ttgcatctatgtcgtatatctgtacttctagttctgtcccatagtgttttatcaTCAATTTTTTATCTCAGCTGTTTCTAATCCCTTTttatcctctctgtgtcaggtcgtgtttctgccgcttatgacattattggtctgattactgttttataaattctgccttacatatctttcccgatatttttatttctccatattgtttcaatCAGGCAATCTGCGGCTCTGGTTGCTCTAATCACTTGATCTTCCACGTCTGTTTCGAGATTtccctagctagataatgtgtatgcctagatatttaaactccatcacttgttctattatctgaccttccatctccaatttacatcttagtaaatttgttgttacaaccatgtattttgtcttttttggggaaattaacatattaaatctTCTGGGGGTTATATTGAATTGGTGCAGCAATGTATatatgttgtaaatcatctttactttgtagagattatttttaagttgtttttcttccatttggtgactttttttagttcttacttttttattatttcatccataatcaggttgagtAACACtttgcttttacttttattgtgttgtcttggtagatatttttgattgttttgattattcttaaaggtatctctcttgatGAGTCAAGCTTTGTATAACCCACCTTCGTGTGTATAGTCTTCTTGGTGAACAAAATCTAATTGTTTGCAAATACTAAGTCGACCGATTTGGTGGTGTTTCTGTTGAGGTTTGGGTTGGATCGATTTCAATAATCGTACAAATCTCATACATATCCAGCGTAACCTTGATGTTTAAAGTCCTATCCACAAAATTTTGGATGAATATGGTGTTAAATGGTTAAGCCGTTTTCGGGGTGAACTTTTTAACTTCAGACAAAAATATACGCGTACACTGGTCGGCTCCTCCATCCGAAGTTCCGAAGCTATTGACAAGCAAGAGGAAACAACTTATTCCGGCAGGTCTTCAGAGCCAAGGTCATCTAGCAAGGTGCATTGGATAAACCAGGTTATTGCACGAGCAGGTGAGGATAACTTTTGGGCTAGTATGTGCTTATTGTACCTTTCCTCCCTGGCACCCTCACATTAAGGATATTTAAAGAGTATATTTCTGCTTAATattgcttaaaaataataattattcaatATGCTTTAAGCTGCAGGTGTTTTCATTTAAAAAGAATCTTTATCTGGTGACCGTGTAAGACCGTGAACACTGTCGATCACCGTGCGTTTATAATTTTAGTGAATTTTcgcaatttaataataaaatatcatgtTTAATTCTCTTTCTAGATTACCCAATTATGGCCAATTATTTGCAGATGATTTGTATAAAACTCTATCTGCGAgataattgtttttattattttttctgccGCTCTATATAATAAACCATAAATTTGACAGAGAGTCACTCgtattaatcaattttttttatcatttttttctgTTGCAATACTTCTAATAGGCATAGCTATAACagtaataaaaaactaaaaaagacaatTATCACAAACACCAATGATAGAGATAGTGACAGTGACCTCATTAAAACCGATAAACAACACTTTCATTTGTAATAAGTGATATGCTTATGACACAAGACTATTTTTTTCCATTCCTACACATTTACttatattataaactttaacgcTGATAAATATCGAACATATTATAAGACAAggaaaacattatattattatactttttCTCCATCTTAAATCTTAATTGAAAACGTGATTGAGATATTTTAGGTATCGTGATATCACGTTTTTAATATTGTATATTTTCTGGTATTTTTGTCATTATTTAAATGGAAAATATAATAGTAGTGACTCGAAATAAAGGGTTAAAAtcataaactaaaattaaaatgataaaaaatatctTTGTTAAGCCATATTTTACTGCTGTAATAAGGAAACTATCTATTTATTGCTTATTTAAATATTGCATTAAAAGTTTACCCCAAAACTATTTTCAATTAAATCGGATGTGATATTTTGCATTTTGTCAATTGCAATTGATTAATTTTAATTCCAAAAATATATTTCTCTTCGCCATTGGTAATTTTATTGACGGTTTCATCATACTTCAGTAGTTTTGAATATTAAATCGGCCAAATAGTCCAGTTATCAGAGACGAAAATgacactgaacctctaaaaatcatacgaacaaagctcagttttgctgagaatgtcaattttgagactccaaaaaagataaaaagtttgCGACTCCTACTGCCGGGATCCCTCCTAAAATTTCCctcgtagaaaaaatgtttattagcactttttgtgtagaataaaccgttctttcagaaacaacgcttaaagcgaccggccATTTTAACTGTcggttacgcgcgcgaaatcaatttttgattttaaaaattcgatatctttaaTTCAAAGTTCctatcaaaatgcgttttaaagatgaAGAGTAGAACTTTAGTATTCAATTTctgcattttgccgcaaatgaagtcagatTCTATAAAGCTCGTAAATAAATTACCGTTgcacgatttttgccattttttatgctTTTCACGAGACCAacaaaatttatcacttccattaacCGGTCCCTATGGAATTTCCATTATtagagaataatttttaaaacctataacatgaaattccGATTTTGAGGTTTgttaacaaatatgaggcatttaaaatatgcctaaaaacgctaaatttaaagtttcgcattacaaacgatctaaaactttTAAAGCTGCTTCTTTTAGAGGTCAAATTCTGACGACTAAAGAAGAGGAAAACGGATTATGAGGATTATACTAATATTCTCTTTTAATGAAGCTAGCTGTTTTACAGCAAAACGTGTCGAGTTATTCTAATATTGAGATTAAAATCAGTGTTgtgtttatatgttttgttttattattaattacataGTCCAGTCGGGTTAGACGAAAAAAGGCCTAACCTTGCAAGGTGAGATGacttaaattttattattctaacctttagCGAGGGTCAATCGTAGTGaaaatttaaaatcgcgactgaatcCAACAGTGGCCGGCATCTGGAATTTAAAGGAGAACTGCTTTTTCACAATATCTTcgccattttcaacttttcgacaaaaatgaAGACCACAGGGAAAGAACTTGATAAGTCCAATTTTTGACATTTCTTGTTTTTAATACCACTTTGTAGCTTTAATTACATGGTTTCTAAGAGGAACAAAATACAGAATAATAACTTGATAAGTCAAAAGATATAATTGTTTGAAATAACCCTGTACCGGAAAATAAGTTGACATTTAAATTCCAAACAGGGGAAAACGTTGATAAGTCCTGGCACAGCCACCTAAAGTTTAGGTGGCTGTGGTCTAGGTAATCCTAGTAGTTGGCAACAATGGCATGCGACGTTGGATAACCTGGTTTCTACAGATGCTTTCAGTGTCTTTCTGAAGGTTATGATAGTgctcagtttgttttattttaaagtgGAAGTGATTATTTACAACGTTTGATACTTTTATCTGATAATCAAAATAATCATGGCAGATCGGGTGAGTGTTCGAGTGATCAATTACCTTGTCTTGTACAATGTACAGTCTCATGTAACTGGTGAAGCTTGTAAATGTGCTAAGAAATTTTATATAGTAAATATATATagagtttatatttaaaaaatataaactctTCTAAAAATAACGaagaaataaacttatatttAGCGGGCTTGGTTACCTTGATTCATGTACaaccaaaaagaagaagaagaagaaaacccgagAATAAGACTGGTTTCCGAGATTTCACTGTCTGTTATCATGTGAAAATAAAACGGGAAGCCAGTGTGGAAGATGGCCTTTTGTGCTATTTCATGGTAAAACACGAGGTAAAGTTGATATTCttgtaaatacatttaaaaaatcaaataaacctcCTAGGGACCTACCGGGTTTTTAAAGACGGGTAACAACCTCACTCTGAGCACCAAATTGATCATTTTTccatgtaaatctccataagaaaaaaaattagaaaattggtCACAAAGTCGTAGGGCTCAGAAACGGCTAGACGGATCATGAGGTAtgaggtatcgatggaaagggtgGGGGATACGATTATTAAAACAAATGTGGCGTCTTGTCAAAAATTCACTGTGACGTATTTTTATTGGATCGTGTCCTATGAGATATCAAGCGATTGGATTTTATGTATACAATAAAACTGTATGAGAGAAACAAGACTACGGGGTATCTTCAAAGTATGTAACGTCCACTGATAGGTATGGGTCTGTCGAAACATATATACAAGGCATAGTCGTAAGTATGTGACTACAAGATGACTACAAGGTATCGTCAATAACTGGAAAACTGGAATtatattgtaaaatgttttttttatgaatgtttcatttgatcatcatcatcattggtgctacagccctataaaagagcctcgaccttcccaagtctattacgccagtcagttctatccattgccaactgttgccagtttgctgcgcctatttgtctaccatcctcatctacaccatccctccatctgagttttggtctacccctacttctacttcccacaggttgtgacataaggattcttctaggagggttgttctgctgtgatcttgccagatgtcctgcctatcttagtcttcctatttttataaacgatactacgtctttaccaccaaatatatgtttatatctgtgatatatctcgtagttgtacctctttctccaaacaccattttcacagatgccacaaaatattcttctcaggatccttcgttcaaatataagcaggagattttcatctgccttggaaatggtccatgtctccgacccatatgtcaacactggttgtataagggttttgtatatggttatttttgttttttggcttaagtttctgcttctcatatgtctactcagtccaaaatagcatttgtttgctaggattattcttcgcttgatttctttcgtcatgacgttctccttggtgatcagggagcctaagtatgtgaatttgtccaccacttcaaaggtagaattatcaaccgtgaattggtggccgatgtttctggctctattgttgggtgttgatgccattatcttagttttattttcatttacttgcaggcccatattttttgaggcgtttgacaaggtggtttCATTTGATACTTTttgcattaaaaatatatttgctcTATTTCTGTGTttcattttttacaaaaaatagacAGCCAATAATTTTATAGGGTAATAACGTGATAAGCCCTTCTTTACAGGGGAAAAACTTGTTAAATCCATGTAGGcgaataaaaaacaattaataccAGTAATATgcgatatatatttaaaaaagttcaaaCGTAAACCAACAACCAATATAGcaatttttttcttgttattactgATTAATTGTAAGATGTACTTTAACATAATCCCAGGGTTTTAAACTCTAAAAATGTTATCTTGAACAAAACCAAAAATGTGACTTATCAAATTATTTTCCTGTGGAGTTCAAGTGGTAACAACTGAAACTGTTTTATATTTTTCCAGTTAATGGAAGGGGGGGAGGGGGCAACATAATTATCGAATTATCTCGTGTATTGTTAACTTTAACGACATGAATATACATAAGCAAGAATGAAGAGAATTATATGTTATACAATACTCTTTCATTTTTCTGATGAAATCAATACttgagaataaataaaatttggaaCAGATCGCCATGCAAGGTCAAATGCTAGAAATTGGACTAAACATCAGCGCCATATTTCTTTTTAAAGATTACAAACTTCATTATTTCATTAGGTCTAAATATTTTGCTTTCAATTAGACATCGGTGACTGAAAAGGTTAGAAATATTTACCGAACCAgattaaaattaaagaaacaatCCATGTAATAATTTTTATCGTAAATATAGATACAGAACAATCTATTAAAAGATGTAGCATGACATAATGTTTACTAACAACAGGTATTACCCGATTATATCACACAGGTATTGTTTGTTGTTAAAAATCGTAATTTATCTAatgaaataatattatttatataacaccattgtaaattataataaaatgttttgaattttgcttttaaaaaatatatttgtaaatatgtaCTTGTTGACTTTCAGATGTGTTTTGATAAGTTGGAACttgaatatattattataatcctTCTACTTTTTCGTTCACTTTATGATTGTCCCAGTTGTCTTATACTAATTTCATAAATTGATAATTAAACGTCTACTTCTTTGTATTTGGTTATATATTTACCTTGTCTCCTATGGACGATATAGTAGGCTTATTACCAGGAACGCATTTAGGTTCATTGACGCCCTAGGCAATTCGCTAGTAACCGCCCTTCAAACATGTACCatttttgcgaaaaaaaaaattgcaaacagaattttttatttaaataagaatacattaaaaatgaatttaaactaCGATGTTTATAAACATATAACAGAAAAAATTGTCATTTCAGTTCGTTCACATCAGAGATTTCTTCCTTGGTTTTTCTTTGTCGATATCATCTACAATGTCGTCATAATTTATCGCCATTATTACGTCACTTTCTATggacaaaatcgacaaattgtTAATACGTTCTTGCGTCATAATTGAtcggaaattatttttaattcttgacATTTTCGAAGATGACCTTTCAGTGGATAATTGGCAACTAGGATGCACAAATAAATGCGCAAAGCAATGTCAAAATTAGGGAAAATATCTTTAAATGCACTcttctttaaatatttaggtatgtCAATTAGTGATTTTATTGTAGTGTCCAAATGACCCTTTAAGTGAATGCATTCATGTATGAATGATGTATCTAGGTCGTCTTTACAAATTTGTATCAGATTTTCAGCTACTTtaataatttcttcattgtttaattttgGCAAATCTGTTATAACACGAAAACGTTGATAAATAAGTCGATAAGAGTCCAGGCGTCTATTCAGGTATCTTATCAGAGTATCGATTATAATATAGAATGTGTGGATTTTCATCTCATCACTAGCTGAAAAGTTAAGTTCGTCATCGGCCCCCTCGTCAAATTGAAATTTTCTTTTTCActttcttatttctttatatgttttatttgGGCACAGTTTTTTGGCTTCCTCTTTATAAATGGCAAAATTAGTTCTGATTGAGGTAAAGTAATTTGAAAGAGCTTCATACTATTTAACGACAGAACCCAGATCCATTGCAGGATTCTGGACATACTTATTGGATAGGTTCActctttctaaaatatgttgccaaatatgaCAGCCAATAAAGCCATTtcaaaagtgtttattttttcaaatatagaaAGTTCttgacataaataaataatatagtatggtGCTTGATGTTTCACTGCTGCAGTTTGACATATTTTGTTAGAGATATTAAAAAGCGCATTTTTTATTTCGCTGAAGCAAGTGTTGACGCTTTAGTTGCGTCCGCCCTTGCGGACCATCTAGTTACACTAAGAGATTTCACAACAGGTGATTTTAAGTTGTCAGTCAAAATTTTCCATCTATATGTGGAAGGCgagaaaaatatatataatacttgtaaaaaattaaaaaggaagtggCGTTCAGACAGGATTCTGCTGCCAAAGATCCTACCAAATTGAGAGAATGTCAATGTGATTTGTGACCTTCAAAtggaatatatttaataaatctttTAGTCGGTACCTATACCATCACCAGAAATATAGCGAACTAAAAATGCTAGTTGATCAACATGAGACACGTCTGGTGTCGAATCAACTATTATAGAGTAGTATTTTTCTTGCTTTAATTCGCCAACAATAGTTTTTCTTACTTTTCTTTCCATCAAAATTATTAGTTCCTCGCATATAGTGTTTGATAGATAATTACAGTTTCATTGACCAATATTTCCAAATATAGTAAGGTACTCGCGTAAAAATGGATCAAATTTTGCTATGAATTCTAAACAACTTAAAAAGTTGCCGTTTTGAACTGATCCTATGACTGAATTACCTCCCCCCTCCTTACCTTCCTCCCCCTACCTCACCTACTGTACCTCTTTTTTACCTCCCTCTACCTTACCTCCCCTTGTGGTCAGTGTAATTATTGTTGCAAAAACACGTAGAAAACGTTACACGAGCATTGTACTTGCTTCTGATAAATGCTTGTTATAAAACATAACATTCtgttctgttttttaatttaccTCATTGAATAAAACTCAAGACATTTGTCATGTGGTCCTTTGATTCTTCATGTTGTTTTAATCTGACGCCAGCATTCTTCCAGTCATTAAAACCTGCAGTGAAAGAAGTCGGTTGCGCTTGAAATAGACGAGAAGGAACTTCATTTCGCTGTCCAACATTTCTTGTTAGGGATCTGTTGATTCCAGTCGAATGCTCTCTAAACGCGGAAAATGAAAATTCAATATTCAGGTTATGTTGTGGAGGATtcataattaaatattatattgttctGTCATCTTTTGTCCAACTAGCAGGATCGgtaaatacaaaaaattcttcaGTTGGTGTTAACGTTGCACTGGGAGAGTCTTCAGTTGTTTCTGCATTAACATTTTCTGGTGGTTTTGCCAACGGAGTTTCTGTGTTAGCAGAACTGGATCAACTAGCTTCATCATGAGCTTTGTAGTGAAAAAAGAGTTAATTTTTGAGATAGTCTTTATTAGACATTTTTTAACCTCTATATCTTTTCTTGTGCTTTTTTTCTGTATGCAGCTCCGCTAAGCCGTTTTCTCTTGTCCATAACTAAAATAGCAATTATTCATATAGGgcatttgaaaattaaaaaaaaaaaaaacgagtgtggcagtccagtgggactgccggtggaagttacacttctatacacgcattcgccgttacaaatttatttgagaGTCAATCTggacaatcattacatatgtaatgctataggtaagacatagcagaaagagaaacagaattaataacaacttactaacaattaataaacaacttttgacctgtaataagtaaatgaaggattgaatcaatattttgatgaaaatgtatatttttattttcatgtatgtatgaaaggagttgaatgcaaaattttttttacacatactctgcagtaaaattcattgtttattttgttattaatataataatacaatacaaattaaaatgcaatattcgtaagtatttaaaaatgacaataatatacataacttttctactgacgcatatatgttttaccattatacatttaccatgtaataatattaataaaaaagtcctccccgactgggaatcgaaccccggtctcccgcgtgacaggcggggatactgactactatactaccgaggacatgacacaaacgtatttcaaaattgacagttctggatcatacagtgatttattgagattattattttgaaatacaaaagactaatataattatgaacatttaataaataatacaaaacatatcacataaataataatattaataaatcttttattacatatataatattatatgtatatatatatctgtatacaatatatatatatatatatatatatatatatatatatatatatatatatatatatatatatatatatatatataatattaaattatacatttttattacaaaaggaacatttttatattcgagagaggaagagagagaaaatatatcttctgtctctctcgtactcattatcttacatatgtaatgatttcacagattcactcccatacaaatttccaacgtggagcgcgcgtatagaagtataacttcaaaaaattttatAGCAGATGTTAAACTGGATCGGTATTCAACTCAAATAAATAAACTACTTAAGTGGTACTTTAGCAATAAGGGTAGATAAATTTATTTCAGTAACAACAATAGCTTCTgatttcataaaaatttaaaatctgacaaaaattttttaatacaaaCTGTTTAAATCTTGTAATAAGTTATTACAAGATTTAAACCGGTTGTATTCAGATTCAAATAACATTTTTCCAAAACTGTCCAGTAGTATCTTGATCAGTTAGTCAAACAAAACTGGATCAAAGTCTTTTTTACATTGTACTAATGCCTAAATGATAATTAAATGGTTGGATGAAATGGTTAGTTAACCGAGTCAAAGCATTTTTAGTTGGACAATCAATGACGGCGATATTGTGGTAATCGAAGAAGTTCACCACTCCCTCCTGAATGCATTCCAAGTCTTCTGGAGAGATATTGGTTACGGAAATTGGTCCTAAATATTACGcgtaaattaaaaatttcaaggTGTGGGTATTATTATAGCATTTATAATTTTCCAGTTGCTAGGAAAGTAGCTTAATGTTTTCGCATTGGCTTTCTGCTTATAAAGACTTTTAGAACATCATTCAGCATAAACCTTTGCAATTAACTTATCACATACTTTTCAAACGCTAAAGTTTAATACTTATTCCAGATCCAACTCCAAGAAGACAACCTAGCAACGTCCAAAAAATATTCTACCCCGACGATGAAATCAGGCTGAGAAAACCAGTCCAAACCAAAAACAAAAGTAATTCAGACGAAAATGTTGCCACTAGGAGACTTCCTCCTGTAGAACCTACTGCCTCAAAAAATATCAGTATAGGAATGAGGGTGAACGTCGATGTTCCCGATACGTGTACGAAAGGATACAAGAAAGCCGACAACGGGGAATGCATGGAAGTTTTCGATGATGAGTAACTAAAAAGACTCTTATTAGttataatattaaaatgttttattaagcaattaatatttatattttatttctgaggaaatataaaaaatacataaattttttgtaacttatttgtaattctttgttttatgttatgttatttttatattattttttattaacgttTAAGATGTTATGAAGATTTAATTATCTAAAGAATTATATTTTAGTTTAGAAGAAAATCTTCgatttgtattaatattaaaattacaaaaatacttaGGACGTCCAGAAAGAAAGAAACGTTTTGGCATAAAAGATTAAAAACGGAAGATATcaacacaaaattttatttacaaagtcACATTACCTTAGTCTTTTTTTAGTATGTTCAGCCATGGTTGTCAAGGCATTTATTGTAAAGTGCAATCAGTTTTTCGATGTCGGTGTTGCAGGCCCCTACCGCCAAACGCTTAGTCAGGATATTACTTCATCTTTGAGCTCTTCCGTTTGCAAAATCCTTTCCATCCAACAATTCCTTCAGTTTGGAGAACAGATTATAATCGAAAGGTGCAA includes:
- the LOC140433228 gene encoding uncharacterized protein, whose amino-acid sequence is MSTIVLLLMCMVYQVMCVPPRCQEVNVETDEVSGQCCLFFKNNVGSSGKTEVVQRFLKSLNKDPTPRRQPSNVQKIFYPDDEIRLRKPVQTKNKSNSDENVATRRLPPVEPTASKNISIGMRVNVDVPDTCTKGYKKADNGECMEVFDDE